From the Chloroflexus aurantiacus J-10-fl genome, one window contains:
- the fabF gene encoding beta-ketoacyl-ACP synthase II has protein sequence MDRRVVVTGMGAISPLGLSVAELWQGIVAARSGVGPITLFDSTGFDTRFAAEVKGFDPTNYMDRKEARRTDRFVQFAVAATREALRDAELEITPANRDEIGVFIASGIGGIGTLSEQLDVLRSRGPGRISPFLIPAMITNLAAGQVSIVTGARGPSYCVTSACASSAHAIGEAAETIRRGWAKAIIVGGSEASITPIGVAGFNAMRALSTRNEDYAHASRPFDAERDGFVMGEGAAVLILEDLEFALARGARILAEVVGYGATSDAYHISNLAEDGEGVARAIRLALQRGALAPEDVDYINAHATSTPAGDPVETTAIKQVFGGREKSPPVSASKSQFGHLLGAAGAIEAVVTILAMQNNLLPATINLQQPDPACDLDFVPGQPRPARIEVALSNSFGFGGHNVCLAFRKYHG, from the coding sequence ATGGATCGACGGGTGGTGGTGACCGGAATGGGGGCAATCAGCCCACTTGGTCTCAGCGTAGCCGAACTCTGGCAGGGGATCGTCGCAGCGCGGAGCGGCGTCGGTCCGATCACATTGTTCGATTCGACCGGTTTTGATACCCGGTTTGCCGCTGAGGTGAAGGGCTTCGATCCCACGAATTATATGGATCGCAAAGAGGCGCGACGCACCGACCGCTTCGTGCAGTTTGCGGTGGCTGCGACCAGAGAAGCGTTACGCGATGCCGAGCTTGAGATCACGCCCGCCAATCGTGATGAGATCGGGGTCTTTATTGCCAGTGGGATCGGTGGCATTGGCACCCTCTCGGAGCAGTTAGACGTTCTGCGCAGTCGCGGGCCGGGGCGGATCAGTCCCTTCCTCATTCCGGCGATGATCACCAATCTGGCCGCCGGTCAGGTTTCCATTGTCACCGGTGCCCGTGGGCCGAGCTACTGTGTGACATCGGCCTGTGCGAGTTCAGCCCACGCCATCGGCGAGGCGGCAGAGACCATTCGCCGTGGATGGGCAAAGGCGATCATTGTTGGTGGCAGTGAAGCCAGCATTACCCCTATTGGCGTCGCCGGCTTCAATGCGATGCGTGCCCTCTCGACGCGCAACGAAGACTATGCCCACGCCTCACGACCATTTGACGCCGAGCGTGATGGGTTTGTGATGGGTGAGGGTGCAGCGGTACTCATCCTCGAAGACCTTGAATTCGCTCTTGCCCGTGGTGCGCGTATTTTAGCCGAGGTGGTGGGGTATGGTGCAACATCTGATGCCTACCATATCTCGAATCTGGCCGAGGATGGCGAAGGTGTCGCACGGGCGATTCGGTTGGCCCTGCAGCGGGGTGCTCTGGCACCAGAGGATGTGGATTATATCAATGCGCACGCCACCTCAACTCCGGCTGGTGACCCGGTTGAGACAACCGCTATCAAGCAGGTCTTCGGCGGACGCGAGAAATCACCGCCGGTGAGTGCCAGCAAGTCGCAGTTCGGTCATCTGCTCGGTGCAGCCGGTGCTATCGAAGCAGTTGTGACTATCCTGGCGATGCAGAACAATCTCCTGCCGGCAACCATCAATCTTCAGCAACCAGACCCGGCCTGTGATCTCGATTTTGTGCCCGGTCAGCCGCGTCCGGCTCGGATTGAGGTGGCCCTAAGCAACTCGTTTGGCTTTGGCGGACACAATGTGTGCCTTGCCTTTCGTAAATACCACGGATAG